DNA from Tursiops truncatus isolate mTurTru1 chromosome 8, mTurTru1.mat.Y, whole genome shotgun sequence:
CTTTCTGGAGCAGGATCACACAAGCCTCGATAATagccttgtgggtttttttttaactacaggaAGATTGTCGATCGAATTGACAATGATGGGGATGGCTTTGTCACCACCGAGGAGCTGAAAACCTGGATCAAACGGGTGCAGAAAAGGTACATCTACGATAATGTCGCCAAAGTCTGGAAGGATTATGATCGGGACAAAGACGATAAAATTTCCTGGGAAGAATACAAACAAGCCACCTACGGTTACTACCTAGGTAAGAGGTGCTGCAAGAGCGATTACACAGCTGGGGCCTGTGTAACAAGCTTCTTGTGGGAAACTATACTGTCTCATCATATCTACCCCCTTTGGGGAGACGTCTCAACATCCTAAGTAAAAACTGCTTGTGTAACATCCTGCTCTGCTTACTAAGAATACACCAAGTTGCTTACTGTGAGTGAACTTGTAGGTGGAAGGGGGCAAGggtctaataaaaaataaactgctcCCTAACCTGAGCTTACAGTCTCAGAGGTACACCCAGAGAACAAAGCAGAGAGGAAGCATGTTTTATGTTACAGTTTCAGAATGCTGCCGAGTTTCAGGTAGCAAGGACCGAGTAAGCTGGAAcaatccaggaaggcttcctggtggagggtggCTTGGGAACTGGGCCTTAAAGAATGGATTTGTATTTGGAGAGGTAGAGACGGGCGGGGAAGGTGGGTTAGCTGGAGGGGCAAAGGTGCAGCAATGCATTCAGCAGTGCCCTGGAGGGGCAGGGTTTGGACATAAGTCATGCTTGTTTTGGGGGAATGATGGAGGGGGTGTGTGCCCAGCACTGGGTGCAGACCCGCTAGGTGCCTGGCAGAGCCGAGAGGGGACAGGCCTGAGGAGAACCAAAGACATATCCACTCCCAGCCAGATTAAGAGAGGTCTTGAAAAGAGTCAAAGGGACATTTAGAATAGATGTCCTGGGTACTAGGGAGCCTCTGTATGTTCTGGATCAAAGAATATAATGAAAGTAGTGTTCTGCAGAGAGAAGTATGGCATTAATATGGTCTCAAGCCTATGCTTTTCACCGCTTGCTGTAATGCCCCTAACAAGTCTTTAGGGCATGGACTGTATGGTGGTATGGAGGGACAGACACTAGAGGCgttctgaaataaaatgtttcaaagaaCTCGATAGGTCAGGACCTTTTGTCTTCTATGTACCATTTGGTGTGAAGGAGGAGTGATGTGGGAGAAAACGCCTTAGGCGCCCGGTTTTCACGTTTCTGTGTACATCCTCCAGGAAACCCCACAGAGTTTCATGATACTTCAGATCAtcacacctttaaaaaaatgctgccaCGTGACGAGAGAAGGTTCAAGGCTGCAGACCTCGATGGTGACCAGACAGCCACCCGGGAGGAGTTCACCGCCTTTCTGCACCCTGAGGAGTTTGAGCATATGAAGGAAATTGTGGTTTTGGTAAGATAGAGAAAGAGCCTGCGCTGGCAAAAGACCAGGACGAAAGCTGCATGGAAACCTTGTCCCTTCCTGCAAAGTGAGAACGTTCTTCAGCCTGAAGGGCATGGGACAAGGACCCTGAAGTGGAATATACCGGAATACCTGTGTACCCAGGAGATCAGTCAGGGCAGGGTAGCTGCCGTAGCAAGTAGCCCCCAATCCCAGCCATTTAACACAATCAGAGGTTATATCCAGTCCCGGGCAGATGGTCCCGGCCAGGTGGATCTCCTGGGCAGTTCTTCTCCAGTGTTGTCAGGCTCCCAGTCTACTTCCATCTTGTCCTCCACCATCCTGTGGCTTTGAGGTCATCCTGGCCACTACCAGCCGGCAGATAGAAGAAGAGAAGGACCGAGGAGGAGGCATGGCCTGCCTTCACTCTTCCGAGGGCTCCTGCCACACATAATAAGGCAGGGGAATGCAGTCTAGATGTGTGTCCAGAAAGAACAAATGCGCTTAGTGAGCAACGAGCTAGCCTCTGTCCTATCTGAGGGAACAACAAAAAGACTCAGAAATGGAATGCATTGTACTGTTAAATCATATGGAAACTCAAAGTCGGACCATGCTTGGAAAGGATGCTCCCCTTGGAGTGTATTTGCTTTCCAGTGTCTTGTTGGGTCCCACCTGTCTTCATTTTCCACGACAGTAACATAAATGCCATCACCTGTTTTCAGGGCCGATATCCCAAGGCAGTTCCAATTGTTTTGATGCTGGGAGACAACCAGCTCTGGACCCAGTCGTGGATGGGCTCACTCTTGCCTCATGCTTCATCCTTATGACCACAGTGACCCCAGGGACTGGGCAGTGGCTTTAAGAATCATTCCTTTTTACCACCCAACACCTACTTAATGATAGGTAATCTGACACAAGACAGTGAAGATGGGGAAGTGGATTATGGGCTTCTGATTGGCTCTGTTCTCAGGTTGGCCATTTTCTCTGGGATGCCTTTGAGTTTCTGTGACATGGACAGTAGACTCATTTAATTAGCAAAAAACCTAGTTAAGAAGTCAAATGTATTGATACTAAATACACAACATAATACATTCGGAAGTCAGATATACTTTTAGTTTCTAATTGCCCAAAATAGTTCCATATTTTTCTGACACCAACTCGGTGTTCAGGGTCCAGTTAGCACTGGAATCTGTCTTTGTGATCAttttagtccagtggttctcaggCTGGGTTCCTCCCAGTACACAGAGATGATCTGGCCGGAGGGTGGAGACGGTTGACCTGGCAGGGCTTCCTGATATAATTAGAGTGCCTCTGGGCTTGTAGGTACATTTTCAGTTGCAGAGAGGGTGCTGCTTTTAAAATCCCCCGCTTTGCTTCCTAGGAGACCCTGGAGGACATCGACAAGAATGGGGATGGCTTTGTAGATCAGGATGAGTATATTGGTAAGTGCTGGCCTGGAGTCTTGCTCCAGTGTCCCAACTGGGCAGCGTCCTCCACCCACATGTCTGGCTACTTTCCTCAGATGACTCTTTCAGCAGCAGCTGTAAGTCTGTAGGTGTCACTCCTGTTACTTCCCAGTGAGAGGGGCTTGTCACACCAGCCCTAGCGGTGCAGATTCAGGGAGGCATTCCTAGTGGAGAAGAGCCCAAAAGGCTGGCCGCACCCCAGGGCTGGCCAGCAGTTGATCCCTCGGCTCTGAGAGGTGCCCTTCATCACTCCGTGTAGTTCTACCTTTGCGAAATGGGACTGGAGATCCCAGAGATGTACGGTGAAGCTAGAGCGGACAGTCTCAGGGGACAGACTTTACAACACACTGTTAGCCAGCGGGGCCTAGAAACTGGGTGGACGGAGCTGTGGTCAACAGAACTGTTTACATGCCCGAGTTCTCTGCAGAAAGGCATTCCTTCGTAGGTAAATCCTTTTACAAAGTGCACGATTGCCCCATGATATAGCCGTCTTACGCCTCTGGTTTTTGGTCTTCCATTGGGAGTACTGTTCCTAGTTTTTTGTTCTGAAGGGCTCCACTGAAGCAACATCAAGAAGTGTGTTTGCAGGTAACTGAGCCCTGGCTGAATGAGGCTCCAGTTAGTGCCCCGGGTCAGACGCTGCCCAGGAGCCTTCCCAGCATGAAGGACTAGAGAAGGCGGCAGGGATATTTCCATTTGATCCTCAGCGGCTGCTACTTCAGTGCTTTGGCACGTGGCCCCAGCTGCAGGCCACCTTCTCGTGATAGCTCTTCTTTTCCCAAGTCTCAGTAAAGTAAAAGCTGGAAAATCATTTGAAGGATGGGATGGATATAATTTttgtgcaggttttttttttttttttttttttgcggtacgcgggcctctcactgttgtggcctctcccgttgtggagcacaggctcccgacgcgcaggctcagcggccatggctcacgggcccagacgctctgcggcatggcatgtgggatcttccccgaccggggcacgaacccgtgtgccctgcatcggcaggcggactctcaaccactgcgccacctgggaagcccactGTGCAGAGGCAGTTAATTACCTTTCAACATAAAAGAAGAGCCCGTGTTGCCATCAGTCTCTGGTGTGTGGTTGTACTACTTTGCCACCCCATACAGAAGAATTAGTGCCTTCTGAATGAAGGGCAAAGTTTCTTCTAATCGTTTGGAATTATATTTGATCTGAAGAACCAAACGTTGTCCCCCTCTGCCTGTGGTAACAGATGGGCAGCTCTCGCCACAGTAATTAAAGCCATCTCGGTGGCACTACCTTTCTTTGTAGAATAACCAATGCTGACAGCCCCGTCATCAGTGCAAGCAGCAGAGCCTGCCTCAGGCCTGGTACACGTGCGTGTGTGGGAAGGTTCAGATCCCCGGACACCTTGACAGCGGTGGCGGAATTAGACTGACAGGGAAGGCTGACTGATTAAAACGATGTAGCACTTTTGATTAAAACTAGgtgctctccccaccctcctcctgaTCTGCATTGAAAGGGTGCAAAGTCAGGGGCAAACTCTTTGAGTGGCTTTGTCTAAAAGAAACATTCCATTCTTTACACTGGCAGAGAGGGAGGTAGGCTCATTGTTCTTGAAAACTGAATTCTGAGTGACTTGGAGTCAGAGAGACCGGATGTCCAGACTTGTCTAGCAAGTGACTTCAATTTACGGAGGAGCCTTCTCGGCAGGCAGAGACAAGTGGAAACTGGTGGTGATGTAGCGTAGTGGGAAGAACACTGGAATTAAGAGTCCTGGCTTCTCCGCTTACTAGCTTTGAGACCCTGTGGGAGTCGTGTAATCACTCAGTATAAGCCCGTTGCCGTATCTGTAAAACGGGAAGACACAGCACCCATGTTTCCAGGACGGTGTGGGTCTACTTGTAGTTGAACGCAGGGTCttgcctctctttttccttcGTTCACTACCTACTGTCTCTACCATCTGACATTTCCAAGCTGTTTCCATCAAAAGAGAAATTGCCCTCAGGGTATCTCTTTTCCAAGAAGATCTAGTAGCTTAGCAAACGATGGATAAACTTtgccttcttcttcctttccctgccATTTTCTAAAATGAGGGTATTTATCTATCTTATAAAATTGCTATAAGGATGAAATCAAATATATGTGAAAGCCCCCTGGAAATGATATAAACAACAATTGTAGTAAACACGGTGGTTAAGACTATGGGTTGGAAGCAGGGTGCCCATGTTCCTGTGTAGCCTACTACATTCTCATACTAGCTGTGGGTCCTTGGGTTAAGGCTGTGCCTTGGTgttttcatctataaagtgggaataatgaCACCTAACTTCATAGGATTGTaatgaaaaatcaaatttaaaaaagtatgtgCTTTACACAGCATCTGGACCATAGAAAGTGCTGTTATTGGTCATTGTTATTAGTTTTCACCTGTATAGTTCCAGGCTGGGTTGTAGAGGGCTTTCACATTTGACCTTCATAATAACCTTCTGAGTAATAAGTTATTGTCTCCACTTTACAGACGAGGGACTGAACTAAGTCAAAAGCCAGGATTCATCTTCTGGCTCCCAAGCACAGTTCTTTCTCGCCCACTAAGCGGCCTTCATAGTGGATAAATCATTGCATTATTTACCCAAGAGACTGCCCCCAGGTGTCTGGTTAGGTCTCTAGATTGCTAGAGGTCAGGTTTTCTTGGACTTACCTTCCCACTTGTCTTTATAACCAAGAACAGCCTTTCCTTCCAGCTGATATGTTTTCCCACGAGGAGAATGGCCCTGAGCCAGACTGGGTGCTGTCAGAACGGGAGCAGTTTAATGAATTCCGAGATCTGAACAAGGACGGGAAGCTGGACAAAGATGAGATCCGCCACTGGATCCTCCCACAAGACTATGACCACGCACAGGCTGAGGCCAGGCACCTGGTGTATGAGTCGGACAAAAATAAGGTATTTCAGCGTCCTCTGGAATCATTCCTTGAAGGGAGACAGTTTACATAAGATTGGTTCTGTTTGCTTCTTTGATGTTTGCCTTGGCCCATGTGGCCATGTCCTTATTGACTTCTCTCATTCCTGCCCTACATCGGAGACCTGTGAACTTCAGCCAACACCGTGATAACCCACGGTGAGCTCATTAGGCCCAGACGTTCCTGTTCCTGGAGAGTCTGCTGTGGGTCACACTTAACGTTCACTGCCATCTCCTAGGATCGCAGAACCGGTCACTTTGTTGGCTGTGGGCAGGCATGGATTTAAGAGGTGTGCCCTGTGTTGCCCTAGGACAAgcttgttcatccattcattcagtcagcaGACACTCATCAGACATCTGCAGCATGTGAGGCAGAAGAAAGCCCATCACATTAAAGTCTCGGCATCCTCAGGCCAGCTCACCGTGCTGGCTCCGAGCCAATATCTATTGGTCAgtatccaaataaataaataaatgagatttagAAAGAAGTCCTGCCTCTTCCCATTTTGATCACAGCTGCAAATTCTCGGGAGACAGTCAAGTTTTGCAGTCAAGCCATAAAAGGGAAGTAGAATTCTTCGGGGCCTGTCTTGGGAATGCCAGCATTGTGTGTAGACATAACTAGACTCTGGCTCCTCAATTCCTTGAGGacttttctgatatattttagCACAGCTTTTGTAGCAGGAGGCTGTTCCAATTTGGGGTTTTGCAGGGCAGTGATGGTAGATGAAGGAGGTACCTAGTAGCTTATTATGAAATGTAATATCTTAAATGTTGCAGATCAATGAAATACCATGAGCTTCATGCTGTGATGACTCAGAGTGACCAGAGTTTCTGTGACagagctcttttctttctcctacaGGATGAAAAGCTCACTAAAGAGGAGATCTTGGACAACTGGAACATGTTTGTTGGAAGTCAGGCTACTAATTATGGGGAAGATCTCACCAAAAACCATGATGAGCTTTGATGCACATTCACCATAATATGACAGACTGTCATAGGCTTTCTTTTATTGTCCTGGATAATTGCTATAATTATCTCATTTACAGCagttgtgtccccccaaaaagcAAGTTTATCACCTCAGATTGgggttaaaattattttttactcaaTATTTGCTGGAAAATAGTCATCACTGATCTTTGAGTAAGGTTTCTGTCCAAACACATTAAAATCTTGGTAAATTACAGTGCTCTGTGGGGATACATTGCTAAAACATGACTTTTTAGCTTTTTCCATGATATTTGAACTGAAGgggaataaaatttgaaaaagccCTATTATTCAGAAGTTGGGTGAGCGGGGAGAGGGCATTATAGGGAGTGACTGCTATGTATTTTAACTGCAGAGTTTTTACATTTGCCACTGTTAAATAATTGGTGAGGGAAAATTCTGATTAAGCTTCAGTGGTATCTCATCCTACACAGGCTTCTTTCAGAGCAAGGCTGATATTTCAGATTCTTCTTCTTGACTTTGTAGTCTGAGCTGTTACTGTAAATGGCATATAAATCTCTGTGCATTCTTCTACATGGACCTGCTCATGTGCACAACAGATCCACTcgtctttgttttttgttttgtctttgttttttacaAGAAGAAGCAGTTAAGAAAGGttatgtgaaaaagaaaggaattttaaaggtAGGGAGAAAAGATGAATGTCAGGCATTTGAAGAACTATAGGAAAATGGTAAACACTTTATCATACTTGAGAAATTTTTCTTGACATGTAAATGAAGCAGATCTGATCTTTGAAAAAGTGAACAGAAATCCAATCCATTTCCTTGCTGATCTCTGATAGGAATAGGGAGTAGGGTCCTAGGAAAGCCTGCTTAGTGGAGCTCTGGAACCCATCTCATCCAGTCCTGGTGAATCCACAACCCTTGGACCTGCCCTGGGACCACTTACACCATGTAATTGACAAAGCAGGTTCCAAGCCACTGGCTGAACTGGAAGAAATAACTTTTACAGGTTGAACTTCCACCTTAGAAGGAGAAAGTGAATGAAATAAAGGATCCCTCTGAGGATTTTCTACTGTGTCCTGTGGTGTTTGACTTCATATGTACCATTTGTGACATTATTCACTGTTGATAGAGAATTTAACAGTGGGATGAGATGACATGAGTAAGATTATaaaagttttgcattttaaaaatccaactatTAGAATGTTCAGAACATattcatatttacttatttaatacatatatacttcTCTATGCTAATTAGAGAACGTGCAGGTCAGTTTAATGGTAAGACCTTTCAGAGACAGGTTTCAGTTGGAGGAAAATCTGGACTTCTTATCAAGGCCTAGGAGGCCCTATAGCAACTGGTCCCTTCCCAACTCATCAGCCCCACTCCCTTTCACCTCCCATAGCAGCCCCACTGACTTTCTGGTCCTCAAACACACCAAGTTCATTTCCAGGTTGggccctttgcacttgctatcCTTCTGATTTGGAACCCCCATCTCACACATACTGGGGTAACTCAAAACATGCTTCTTCAGCAGGACCTTCCCGACTCCACTATTTGTAGCAGTCCCATTTGAGTCCCCGTCtcatttccctgttttattttctccttggtATGTACCTATTGCCATTTATATTTgtctcctagggctgccatacaaattaccacaaaagaGGGTGGCTTTCAACAACAGAAGCTCACAGTGCAGGctggagtctgaaatcaaggtgttggcaggactggCTCCTGaatgctctaggggagaatccttccttgcttgCTTCTTCCTGCTTCTGGCTCCAGGCGTTCCTTGGCTGTGGCTGCATTACTCCACTCTGCCTCCATCTTAcggccttttcttcctctctctgtgtctgtcttctgtgtgtctctcataaggacacttgtcattggctttagggcccacctggataatcaaGGGTGATCTAATCCTAGATCCTAAATTACACCTGCAAAAAGCCATTTTTCCAAGTAAgctcacattcacaggttccaggagtTAGGAGGTAGACACATCTTTTGGGGGTGCCACCGTTCAACCAAACGTACCATTTGACACTATCTTGTTTGTATGTTGTCCATCTTCTCCGAGCTAGTACATAAGCTCTGTGACAACAAGAGCCTGAGTTGTCTAATTTACTGCTGCCTCCCAGGACCTAGAACTGTAGAGCCTAACCTACAATAACTACTCTGtaattatttgctgaatgaatgagaggTTGTAGCTTTAATCAAAGAGAATACTCCTGGGgggatactacaaaaaaattttacaaaatacctgacaTTCGCTGAATgaaaagtaatttgcccaagattccAGACTGATTATATGGCAGGACCAGAACTCAAATCCAGGTGTTCCTTGCTCCAAAATCTCTGCCGTTTAACACTAAATTTTACTGCTCCAAATCTCTGAATCTatgttccctttatttctttgctcACCCACAGTAGATGTGGTCAAGAAATGAGAATAACTCCTCTTACCTAGAAATAGGctgacacatttttttcaagcaaTGAGaacctgtcttttaaaaaatgagaaaataatatagTGTAACCCAATTATAAgcataacacttttttttttttttttttttttttgcggtacacgggcctctcactgttgtggcctctcccattgcggacgcacaggctgagcggccgtggctcacgggcccagccgctctgcagcatgtgggatctttccggactggggcacgaacccgtgtcccctgcatcggcaggcggactctcaaccactgcgccaccagggaagcccaagcataacactttttaaaaggtgCTAACGTTACTTTTCCCCCAAAAGGGAATACTGGTTAGTTTATTAAGTTATACATAGTAAGACATTAGATATATTTTGAGCACTATGTTTTTCCTTTCAAGTCAGTGCACATAAGAAGAGAACCCTCAAAGAGACTAGTGCTTCTGGGGCTGAATTTAACActatttaaggaaagaaaacctTAGCTAGGGGACATAGCTGTTAACATGGTGATTTGTAAAGCCTTAGATTTCTAATAGGGTCTGACTGTTTCaaggaaaacatattttgtttctaggtaaCATTTCAAGTCTGATTATGAACAAATGCTACAAAATCGATCTGTAATGGGAAATACTGTTATGTCACAAAGCATTATTTATATGCTTAATGTGATTGAAAGCATTAATTGCTAGGAGCCAAAATCTGTCCAAGCAAAACATGAACACATATTTTGTACCTCTTGTCTCTTACTGTAGATTTTTGAACGAATTCGAGTGTAACAAAGATGTAGTTAGAAAATCTGCACACCTGAAGGTTTTCTTTATCCGCTTGGATTACTACTATACTTGTTCCTTGTTAGCAAATGCAGGAGTCATATCTGCTCAGAAGTGCCCAGCAAACAACAGCTACATGCCTACTTGCTAGCAGCTCAGCAAAAACATCATATGGTGTAAAGTGGTGAATGGCtgactggatttttttaaagtctagatTTATTTTGCCACCTTTGTAGTAAAATCTAGCTTCCTCCAAGTACATGCAACTAAAGATTTGgctctctctgtatttttttaattattattctttctgtattctttttttaagatttttttttttgatgtagacaatttttaaagtctttattgaatttgttacaatattgtttctgttttatgttttggtttttgggccccgaggcatgtgggatcttagctcccggaccagggatcaaacccgcacctcccacattggaaggcaaagtctcaaccgCTGGAcggtcagggaagtccctctttctgtATTCTTAAAACAAGTTCATAGCTCTAGAACCTCCCCTCTAAAAACCAATGAGCGTCATAACACCCACCACTTTGGCTCacattcaagtttttaaattttgagcaGCGGGAAGATTGTGTCATCAGCACTTAAACTCATGAGATTTACATGAACTTGGAGTTATGTCCAAAAATCCATCTGCACTCTCAATTCTGGTCAGTTCCAGGGTCTGGGTC
Protein-coding regions in this window:
- the RCN1 gene encoding reticulocalbin-1; its protein translation is MARGGRGRHLGLALGLLLALVLAPPALRAKPTVRKERVVRPDSELGERPPEDNQSFQYDHEAFLGKEDSKTFDQLTSEESKERLGKIVDRIDNDGDGFVTTEELKTWIKRVQKRYIYDNVAKVWKDYDRDKDDKISWEEYKQATYGYYLGNPTEFHDTSDHHTFKKMLPRDERRFKAADLDGDQTATREEFTAFLHPEEFEHMKEIVVLETLEDIDKNGDGFVDQDEYIADMFSHEENGPEPDWVLSEREQFNEFRDLNKDGKLDKDEIRHWILPQDYDHAQAEARHLVYESDKNKDEKLTKEEILDNWNMFVGSQATNYGEDLTKNHDEL